In the genome of Cygnus olor isolate bCygOlo1 chromosome Z, bCygOlo1.pri.v2, whole genome shotgun sequence, one region contains:
- the RASEF gene encoding ras and EF-hand domain-containing protein, whose amino-acid sequence MDPDGEDLSRLRALFLSCDANGSGRIEREDFAALCAELRVRPEEAEAIFQRLDSDRDGAITFPEFARGFRGATRRRPGAGRGEPRDGGDDEGETAAAWAAAGLEHPWRDFEVRLGDEARFIPRQEQVSVLYQNIHIVEPRLIQPYEHVIKNFIREIKLQSTEMETLAIAVKRAQDKAAVQLSELEEEMEQRIQAAEHKVKKEEKRKAEEALNELKRQYDTEVGDLQVTIKKLRKLEEQSRNINHREDVVELKKRIHDMLLENQKLKKDLLEAQTNIAFLQSELDSLKSEYADQTLNTERDLEMIREYTEDRDNLERQIEMLQSANRKLHDSNDGLRSALENSFSKFNRSLRLANTSPGSTICRSSPKCSGGQSPLNPQYDRSSHSSCVDEDYDSLALCDPMQRINCEVDSLPESCFDSGLSTLRDSNEYDSEVEYRQQRLFQRSQCMQEGFGGDASDTDVPEIRDEEAYSPDNGSTILDWKPSRPVSRSSSVASTRKYISALIPQSGATECTPKYPSSEKAYKIVLAGDAAVGKSSFLMRLCKNEFRGNTSATLGVDFQMKRLIVDGEPTVLQLWDTAGQERFRSIAKSYFRRADGVLLLYDVTCEKSFLNVREWVDMIEDATHENIPIMMVGNKADLRQAVTEQGQKCVPINYGEKLAMTYNALFCETSAKDGSNIVEAVLHLAREVRKRSDNQDDTRSITSLAGMPVKKSALTKNCCNV is encoded by the exons ATGGACCCCGACGGGGAGGACCTGTCCCGGCTGCGCGCCCTCTTCCTGTCTTGCGACGCCAACGGCTCGGGCCGCATCGAGCGGGAGGACTTCGCGGCGCTCTGCGCTGAGCTGCGGGTGCGGCCGGAGGAGGCCGAGGCCATCTTCCAGCGCCTCGACAGCGACCGCGACGGGGCCATCACCTTCCCGGAGTTCGCCCGCGGCTTCCGCGGCGCCACCCGGCGGCGGCCTGGAGCCGGCCGCGGGGAGCCACGGGACGGGGGAGACGACGAGGGGGAGACGGCGGCGGCATGGGCCGCCGCGGGGCTGGAGCATCCCTGGAGGGACTTCGAGGTCCGGCTGGGGGACGAGGCAAGGTTCATTCCCAG ACAAGAGCAAGTCAGTGTTCTGTATCAGAACATACACATAGTGGAACCAAGATTAATCCAGCCGTACGAACATGTCATTAAGAACTTCATCCGAGAGATCAAGCTTCAAAGCACAGAGATGGAAACCTTGGCCATCGCTGTCAAAAG aGCTCAGGATAAAGCGGCAGTTCAGCTGAGTGAGCTGGAGGAAGAGATGGAACAACGGATACAGGCTGCGGAGCATAAAGTTAAAAAGGAA GAGAAACGAAAAGCTGAAGAAGCACTAAATGAGTTGAAGCGCCAATATGATACTGAAGTTGGGGATCTCCAGGTGACAATAAAAAAACTTAGAAAG CTGGAGGAGCAATCCAGAAACATAAATCACAGGGAAGATGTGgttgaactgaaaaaaagaatacatgaTATGTTGCTG gaaaatcaGAAACTTAAGAAAGATCTCCTAGAAGCACAGACAAATATTGCTTTTCTACAGAGCGAATTAGATAGCTTGAAAAGCGAGTATGCAGATCAGACTTTAAACACGGAGAG agacctAGAAATGATCCGTGAGTATACTGAAGACAGGGATAATCTGGAAAGACAAATCGAGATGCTTCA ATCAGCTAACAGAAAACTACATGACAGCAATGACGGTTTAAGAAGTGCACTTGAAAACAGTTTCAGCAAGTTCAACAGGTCATTG CGGTTAGCAAACACCTCACCAGGAAGTACCATTTGTAGAAGCAGTCCCAAATGCAGTGGCGGACAGTCTCCTCTAAACCCACAATATGACAG ATCATCTCATTCTTCATGTGTGGATGAAGATTATGATTCTTTAGCCCTCTGTGACCCCATGCAAAGGATAAACTGTGAAGTTGACAGCTTACCTGAGAGCTGTTTTGACAGTGGTTTGTCTACTCTGAGAGATTCAAATGAATATGATTCAGAAGTGGAATACAGGCAACAAAGACTTTTTCAAAGGTCGCAGTGTATGCAAGAAGGCTTTGGTGGTGATGCTTCTGATACAGAT GTTCCAGAGATCAGGGATGAAGAAGCATACAGTCCTGATAATGGCAGTACAATATTAGATTGGAAACCCTCAAGACCAGTAAGTCGAAGCAGCTCAGTTGCTTCAACAAGGAAATACATATCCGCTCTGATTCCTCAG tcaGGTGCAACAGAATGTACTCCAAAATACCCAAGTTCAGAGAAGGCTTACAAGATTGTTCTTGCTGGAGATGCAGCAGTGGGAAAATCCAGTTTCCTTATGAGACTTTGCAAGAATGAATTTAGAGGCAATACCAGTGCAACCCTAG GGGtggattttcaaatgaaaagactAATTGTTGATGGAGAACCTACAGTGCTACAGCTGTGGGACACGGCTGGGCAGGAGAG attCCGAAGTATTGCTAAATCATACTTCAGAAGAGCAGATGGTGTCTTACTGTTATATGATGTAACATGtgaaaaaagctttcttaatGTGCGAGAGTGGGTGGATATGATTGAG GATGCAACTCATGAGAATATTCCAATTATGATGGTAGGAAACAAAGCAGATCTCCGTCAAGCAGTTACAGAACAAGGGCAAAAATGTGTGCCTATAAACTATGGAGAAAAGCTGGCTATG ACTTATAACGCACTGTTCTGTGAAACAAGTGCTAAAGATGGATCTAATATTGTAGAAGCAGTTCTTCATCTTGCTCG